The following proteins are co-located in the Silene latifolia isolate original U9 population chromosome 1, ASM4854445v1, whole genome shotgun sequence genome:
- the LOC141616873 gene encoding transcription factor DIVARICATA-like, producing MKYEMEDLSSYLSSASWLIDESRTAKWTQAENKIFENALAVYDKDTPDRWQKVAAMLPGKNVGDVIKQYKELEDDVSNIEAGLVPIPGYDTASAFTLEWVNHNGYDGYNHTYSPGGKRGPGTRPAEQERKKGVPWTEEEHKLFLMGLKKYGKGDWRNISRNFVVTRTPTQVASHAQKYFIRQLSGGKDKRRASIHDITTVNIENDPLSPDTNSNSKRSNSPDHSTITLQTPHQVTSASMLKTQFHWDSPNNGAAIAFESMPENVFISQYGNSSYGFKMQGQNFQRDDLETYLRNQGMGFQVQPSEHYPHG from the exons ATGAAGTATGAAATGGAGGATCTATCATCTTACTTGTCAAGTGCAAGTTGGTTGATTGATGAGAGTAGAACTGCTAAATGGACACAAGCTGAGAACAAAATCTTTGAGAATGCTCTTGCAGTGTATGATAAGGACACTCCGGATCGATGGCAGAAGGTGGCAGCTATGCTTCCTGGGAAAAATGTGGGTGATGTGATCAAACAGTACAAAGAATTAGAAGATGATGTTAGTAATATTGAAGCTGGTTTGGTTCCTATTCCTGGTTATGACACTGCTTCTGCATTCACCTTGGAGTGGGTTAACCATAATGGCTATGATGGGTATAATCACACTTACAGTCCTGGTGGCAAGAGGGGTCCCGGTACTCGGCCCGCTGAGCAAGAGAGGAAGAAGGGGGTTCCATGGACTGAAGAAGAGCACAA GTTGTTCCTAATGGGGTTGAAAAAGTATGGAAAAGGGGACTGGAGGAACATTTCCAGGAATTTTGTGGTAACAAGGACACCAACCCAAGTAGCGAGCCATGCACAAAAATACTTCATAAGGCAGCTATCAGGTGGTAAGGATAAGAGAAGAGCTAGCATACATGATATTACCACAGTTAATATCGAAAATGACCCTCTTTCACCAGATACTAATAGTAACAGCAAGAGGTCAAATTCACCAGATCACTCAACAATCACTCTGCAAACACCACATCAGGTTACTTCAGCTTCAATGCTCAAAACACAATTCCACTGGGACTCACCCAACAATGGCGCGGCCATCGCCTTTGAATCGATGCCGGAAAATGTGTTCATTTCTCAATATGGGAATAGCTCATATGGGTTCAAAATGCAGGGTCAAAATTTCCAGAGGGATGATCTTGAAACTTATCTTAGGAATCAAGGCATGGGTTTCCAGGTTCAACCTTCAGAGCACTATCCTCATGGATGA